The following coding sequences lie in one Pontibacter sp. G13 genomic window:
- a CDS encoding ATP-binding protein, with protein sequence MLLRLVVKNFLSFRREMEFNTFPYERISRHKHHVYEVGDGLKMLKTSAIYGANGSGKTNLVKALSLLQNIATDRQQQLGTLNAPFFKLSEKGAEQPISIEAEFKSGDSFFAYGVDLLDHKIREEWLYRTYPRTGKQELIFERKQEGVGTVSISTGEELVNNPKDRLLIEIFQEDRDLLPHDQSLLFILQKRTQFSRVAQAYEWFSHKLFIHYPQSDRVGLLSQIVHNERFLEFANDLISKLDTGVQRLELETMGLDEFLGDNDANQKTKVIQQLESGESWVELAYQNGLAIARLDKAGKPVVQKLMARHASSLSDSQLFELGEESDGTLRMIDLLPMFELVQNGEYVCVVDEIGRSIHPAVLKEMMNYFVNRPTKGQLVFTTHEGHLLDLEVFRQDEIWFMEKGLEGGTSMYPLSDYKPRYDLNIRKGYLNGRFGAIPYLVEFSKLSKTDAKKE encoded by the coding sequence ATGTTACTTCGACTAGTTGTCAAGAATTTCCTGTCCTTCAGGAGGGAGATGGAGTTCAATACGTTTCCCTACGAGCGCATTTCAAGACATAAGCATCATGTGTATGAAGTAGGCGACGGATTGAAGATGTTGAAGACTTCGGCTATTTATGGAGCAAATGGATCGGGTAAAACCAACCTCGTGAAAGCCCTTTCCCTATTGCAAAATATTGCCACGGATCGACAACAACAGCTGGGCACGCTGAATGCTCCTTTTTTCAAGTTATCTGAAAAAGGGGCCGAACAACCCATTTCCATCGAAGCGGAGTTCAAGTCAGGGGATTCCTTTTTTGCCTATGGAGTGGATTTGCTTGATCATAAAATCAGGGAGGAATGGCTGTATCGAACCTATCCTAGAACCGGCAAACAGGAGTTGATTTTTGAGCGAAAGCAAGAAGGGGTTGGAACTGTGAGTATTTCAACCGGTGAGGAATTGGTGAATAACCCCAAGGACCGTCTATTGATTGAAATATTTCAGGAAGACCGGGATTTATTGCCACATGATCAGTCTCTCCTATTTATTCTCCAAAAGCGCACGCAATTCTCGCGGGTAGCTCAAGCCTACGAATGGTTCTCTCATAAACTGTTTATCCATTATCCTCAATCCGACCGTGTTGGGCTATTGTCTCAAATTGTCCATAATGAGCGTTTCTTGGAGTTTGCCAATGACCTGATCTCCAAGCTCGATACAGGGGTTCAACGCCTTGAACTTGAGACCATGGGACTGGATGAATTTTTGGGAGACAATGACGCCAATCAAAAGACCAAGGTGATTCAGCAATTGGAGAGTGGGGAATCTTGGGTTGAATTGGCTTATCAGAATGGATTAGCGATCGCTAGACTGGATAAAGCGGGAAAACCTGTGGTACAGAAACTGATGGCACGACATGCCTCTAGTTTGTCTGATTCCCAGTTGTTTGAGCTAGGGGAAGAATCTGATGGGACCCTTCGGATGATCGATTTGTTGCCCATGTTTGAGCTTGTTCAAAATGGGGAATATGTATGTGTGGTAGATGAAATTGGAAGAAGTATTCACCCTGCGGTACTCAAAGAGATGATGAACTACTTTGTGAATCGTCCCACTAAGGGGCAATTGGTTTTTACTACTCATGAAGGGCATTTACTTGATTTGGAGGTGTTTAGGCAGGACGAGATCTGGTTTATGGAAAAAGGCCTAGAAGGAGGAACCAGCATGTATCCCTTGAGCGACTACAAGCCCCGATATGATTTGAATATCAGAAAGGGATACCTCAATGGTCGATTTGGAGCCATTCCTTATTTGGTGGAATTTTCCAAGCTATCTAAAACCGATGCCAAGAAAGAATAG
- a CDS encoding RloB family protein encodes MPRKNRSYKKGGYFRDSYLLVIACEGAKREKEYFEKLVWGSQRIKLKILSPEGPEIGNSSPKWVLDRAAKFDREFGLGKDDLLWMVMDKDRWDEKLLREIYQTVQQSKGWNLAISNPCFEVWLLMHYQDLDPQNPQSCSALKKTLGATTPAGFDLNQLLDLTKVAIDRAKQLDLHHAHFLPQPMTTNIYLLIDHIRNHF; translated from the coding sequence ATGCCAAGAAAGAATAGGTCATACAAAAAAGGAGGATACTTCAGAGATTCCTACTTGTTGGTGATCGCCTGTGAGGGTGCCAAGCGCGAAAAAGAATATTTTGAAAAATTGGTTTGGGGGAGTCAAAGAATCAAGCTCAAGATTTTATCTCCCGAAGGACCTGAAATTGGCAATTCCTCTCCTAAATGGGTACTGGATCGAGCAGCGAAATTTGATCGGGAATTTGGACTCGGAAAAGATGACCTGCTCTGGATGGTGATGGATAAAGACCGTTGGGATGAAAAGCTACTAAGAGAGATTTACCAAACTGTTCAGCAATCCAAGGGTTGGAACTTGGCAATAAGCAACCCCTGTTTCGAGGTTTGGCTTCTGATGCATTATCAGGACCTCGACCCCCAGAATCCACAATCCTGTTCTGCATTGAAAAAGACACTTGGAGCTACGACACCTGCAGGTTTTGATCTCAACCAGTTATTGGATTTGACCAAGGTGGCCATTGATCGTGCCAAGCAGCTTGATCTCCATCACGCCCATTTCCTCCCTCAACCAATGACCACCAATATCTACCTCCTGATCGATCATATCCGCAATCACTTCTGA
- a CDS encoding DUF5723 family protein codes for MYFRTPIAVWAVMLLLGVCHNPLSAQSGALLRFAPELYQSSRFQPAYQADGRFIISLGNPSMSLTSSGFSYQDIFSRNADNEFKLDLEPVLNDLRDEEVIFLENRNDLAGVAISLGKLQIGAHVSTVMVGDLTYSSELVELLWYGSESAFDGRIRSFNLGYETYGYAEAGVTLSFPVTKKLRIGMRASRLKGIFYNTVQADEFRVSVNPNTRQMSLATDMIYRRAGYRLEELADDPTAPVYDMPIISQDGNWRENGGYSIDLGFTLQLGKRWTLDASAIRLGQINWNQGYVEAINQISDTLAGIQFVELSQNLQGEDLGVLIGDLGEAFNFEQAIPQPSFKQNLNPEFYTGLRYDAGKVLSLGGMLGIHDQQQRYLVSSHANATIHIGRNVSLGMNYSFLPYRDNMVGTMLGIRTGMLQLVATQSLSSPFSPTDARTLHAQIGINLIFGHTRKRNEPKDLIEVPEASTEESEEPQTNPDADIPLPEGEGEEQSIPLPEIKKEKGDGR; via the coding sequence ATGTATTTCCGCACTCCAATTGCTGTGTGGGCCGTGATGCTCTTATTGGGAGTCTGTCACAACCCCCTATCTGCTCAGTCTGGCGCGCTCCTGAGATTCGCGCCGGAACTCTACCAAAGCTCCCGATTTCAGCCCGCTTATCAGGCTGATGGAAGGTTCATCATCTCCTTAGGCAATCCCAGTATGTCACTCACATCGAGTGGTTTCAGTTATCAAGATATTTTCAGTCGAAACGCCGACAACGAATTCAAGCTGGACCTGGAGCCCGTACTGAATGATCTGCGTGATGAAGAAGTCATTTTTCTGGAAAATCGCAACGACCTCGCCGGAGTCGCCATTTCTTTGGGGAAGCTCCAAATAGGGGCACATGTCTCCACGGTTATGGTTGGGGATTTGACCTATTCTTCCGAACTGGTGGAATTGCTTTGGTACGGTTCTGAATCTGCATTCGATGGTCGAATTCGATCCTTCAATCTGGGCTACGAAACCTATGGATATGCCGAGGCTGGAGTCACCTTGAGTTTTCCGGTGACGAAAAAACTACGGATCGGGATGAGAGCGTCCCGCTTGAAGGGCATTTTCTACAATACGGTTCAGGCGGATGAATTCCGAGTTTCCGTCAATCCCAATACGCGCCAAATGTCCTTGGCGACCGATATGATTTATCGGAGGGCTGGATATCGTTTAGAAGAATTGGCAGATGATCCCACGGCACCTGTCTATGATATGCCCATTATTTCCCAAGACGGCAATTGGCGAGAAAACGGGGGCTATTCCATCGATCTGGGATTCACGCTGCAATTGGGTAAGCGTTGGACCTTGGATGCCTCGGCGATTCGGCTTGGACAGATCAATTGGAACCAAGGATATGTGGAAGCAATCAATCAAATTTCCGATACCTTGGCAGGAATCCAATTTGTCGAGTTGAGTCAAAATTTGCAGGGTGAAGATCTGGGCGTGCTGATTGGCGATTTGGGAGAGGCTTTCAATTTTGAACAGGCGATCCCTCAGCCAAGTTTCAAGCAAAATCTCAATCCAGAGTTTTATACAGGACTTCGATACGATGCCGGGAAGGTCCTGAGTTTGGGCGGAATGTTGGGCATCCACGATCAACAGCAGCGTTACCTGGTCTCTTCCCATGCCAATGCTACGATTCACATTGGCCGAAATGTGTCCTTGGGTATGAATTATTCTTTCTTACCTTATCGCGACAACATGGTGGGAACGATGCTCGGGATTAGAACGGGTATGCTGCAATTGGTCGCGACACAATCTCTCAGTTCCCCATTCTCTCCGACCGATGCGAGGACGTTGCATGCCCAAATCGGCATCAATCTGATCTTCGGACATACCCGAAAGCGCAATGAGCCGAAGGATTTGATTGAGGTGCCAGAAGCATCTACCGAAGAATCAGAAGAACCTCAAACGAATCCCGATGCTGACATTCCGCTCCCTGAAGGGGAGGGAGAGGAGCAATCGATTCCTTTGCCCGAGATCAAAAAGGAAAAAGGAGACGGACGATAG